In Neorhizobium galegae, the following proteins share a genomic window:
- the hflC gene encoding protease modulator HflC produces the protein MNSNRLPAFLIGLAVLLVLIYSSVFVVNEREQAIVVRFGEIQDVKREPGIYFKLPFAFMDADRVQYVEDRALRFDLDNIRVQVRGGAFYEVDAFVVYSITDPRLFRETVSGDRESAESRLRTRLDAALRRVYGLRNFDAALSNERSSMMQEVRADLTAAAETLGLAIRDVRIRRTDLTQEVSQQTFQRMKAERLAEAELIRARGNEQGQRRRAIADRQVVEFVSEAQRDAEILRGRGDAERNKIFGEAFQRDPAFFEFYRTMRAYVAALADNGTTLVLSPDSEFFRFFNSSAGQALAPIQAPVPPAPPAAPAAPAN, from the coding sequence ATGAACTCCAATCGACTCCCCGCATTCCTGATCGGCCTCGCCGTTCTCCTCGTGCTCATCTATTCGTCGGTTTTCGTGGTCAACGAGCGCGAACAGGCGATCGTCGTCCGCTTCGGCGAGATCCAGGACGTCAAGCGCGAGCCGGGCATCTATTTCAAGCTGCCCTTCGCATTCATGGACGCCGATCGCGTCCAGTATGTCGAGGACCGGGCATTGCGCTTCGATCTCGACAATATCCGCGTCCAGGTGCGCGGCGGCGCCTTCTATGAAGTCGACGCTTTCGTGGTCTACTCGATCACCGATCCGCGCCTCTTCCGGGAAACGGTGTCGGGCGACCGCGAATCGGCCGAATCGCGGCTTCGCACCCGTCTCGATGCGGCGCTGCGCCGCGTCTATGGTTTGCGTAATTTCGATGCGGCTCTCTCCAACGAGCGCTCCTCGATGATGCAGGAGGTTCGCGCGGACCTCACCGCGGCTGCGGAAACCCTCGGGCTCGCCATTCGCGACGTCCGTATCCGCCGCACCGACCTCACCCAGGAAGTCTCGCAGCAGACCTTCCAGCGCATGAAGGCCGAGCGTCTTGCCGAGGCAGAACTGATCCGCGCCCGCGGTAACGAGCAGGGCCAGCGCCGGCGGGCGATTGCCGACCGTCAGGTCGTCGAGTTCGTCTCCGAAGCGCAGCGGGATGCGGAAATCCTGCGCGGTCGGGGCGACGCCGAACGCAACAAGATCTTCGGCGAGGCCTTCCAGCGTGATCCGGCCTTCTTCGAGTTCTACCGCACGATGCGTGCCTATGTGGCGGCACTTGCCGACAACGGCACGACGCTGGTGCTGTCGCCGGATTCGGAGTTCTTCCGGTTCTTCAACTCGTCCGCCGGCCAAGCGCTTGCGCCGATCCAGGCGCCTGTTCCGCCGGCACCGCCTGCTGCACCTGCAGCGCCGGCGAACTGA